The genome window GGTCAGAGATGCATTCTGCATCCATGCCGTTGCTCACACACTCAGGGGATGGATGGGCTGGGAGGGTCGGTGGTGGCAGAGCAGGGAAGATGGTGCGTGCCTAGATCACAGGGATGCCTGGCCCCTGCCTGGGACCTATGTAGCGTGAAGCtgagttgggggaggagggaggtgaggaCACAGGGTGGGCTGGAATCACTTGTCCCTGCTGACTGATAGGTTTTCACCACAGTGCTTTGCCCAGGAGCCCTGGGGTGATGGGTGCGCAGGGGTGGGAcacaaggcgggggggggggggcttgctaTTTGCAGCCAAACAGAGCAGATCCCTCTGCTTTGGGTTCTCTGGCCTCACTGGCTAGGGGCACAGGGTGGGGTTGCTCTGAGAACCCTGTCCTTAGGGGTGGCCCAGCCCTCACTTGACAAACAAGGAAACAGACCCAGAGAGAAGTGAGCTGTGCAGTCACTAGAACGTAGCTGACTATCCTGTGTTGTCCTCTCAGGGTATGGTTTTGGAAAGAGGTGGGGGCTGGAGTGGAATGAGCACTCCCTGCTTTTACCCCTCTGTCAGGGGCTGGCTCTCCCACATCACCTCCAGGACGCCGGCTCTGGGAGGCAAAAGACAGACATTTCAAGGAGCTCTGCTGAGGGCCAGGCAGTATAGTAGGTAGTCACAGACACTGTCTTGTTGGATGTTCACAGCCTCTGAGGTGGGTAGCCTTGTCCTCACTTCAGACAGACATTCGAGCTCAGAGCGGTCAGCCatggcagggaaggggagggcagaCAGAGCTGGCAGCTGACCTGGGACCGTGTGAAATGCTTCCCACAGGGGTGTGTATGGAGAGGGTCTTCACTCGGATTAGACAGGAGGTTGGGGGGACAAGCAGACCACCTCCATTCTCACCCTCTGACCTCTCAAGGCCAGGGCACGGGTTTGGCCTCATTTGGTGCCTCTTCAAATGAAATCTGGGTACCACTCCAGGCTAGAACTGTGGCCAGGCCAGCTTCTTTTTGGGGAGCCGTACCCACATCTGCCCAGCGTCCTGCCTGCCTGGCCCTGCTCCTGCAGCCTCCCCTTCTGTTAGTGGGGTTTCCGAGAACAGGCCCAGCCCTGGGCCCTCCAGGCAGCAGCTGCTGTCGGTCAGGACAGGCAGACCCTGGCTCTGGGGTTTCCCTGGACAACTCTGGCTTCTTGGCCCCTCAACTGGTGAAGGAGCCCATGGGTATGCcagtgctccccacccccacctggctCTCCTGAGGAAATGCAACTTCTTGGCCAAAAGCTTCTGGGCATTGCTGTCTTTCCAGACCTTGCTGGGGTGGATAAGCAGAGCCTCTTCAGCCGCAGGCCAGAGGCTGAGCTGACCTGGCAAAGCACTAGATAGAGCTTTGGAGTCCAGCTTCTGGGCAGGAAGACAAAGTCGAGGGGAGAAGTAAGAGTGGAGGTAACTCAACCCAAGGTACAGCCAGTAGACCACCTCACACATAGTTGGACAAAGAGACCTGCTGGCTTTATTTTGAGGGGCATGTGGCCGCTTCTAGAAGGCCTCTCCAGTATCTCTGTGGCCAATCTTGGTAAAGAAAGAATGCTCTGAATTGGGGGTTGTCACACTATGGCCCATGGACCAAGTGCAGCCTGCTATctgtgtaaataaaattttattggaacaaagCCATGCTTGTTTGTGTATTGTCGAAGGCCTGCAAAATACTTTTGTCCGGTCATTTATGAGAAAGTTCGCTGCCCCTCCTCTAGACTGCCAAAGATCTGGACTCAAGTGTGGAGAGGCCCCCATGGCTGAGGGATGAGtctggcccagatgggcagtgccAGGAGAACAACATCAGGGAGCCAGGGAGAACCATCAGTGTCTGGCGCAATGGGGCACCCACAGTGAGGCACACCTGGCACAAGTGAAAGCGCAGCTGTTCTCTGACCCCTGATATCTCCCTCCTCTGGCCAGTGCTGCCTACACTCTCCCCAACATGGCCAACAAGGGACCTTCCTACGGCATGAGCCGTGAAGTGCAATCCAAAATTGAGAAGAAGTACGATGAGGAGCTGGAGGAGCGGCTGGTGGAGTGGATCATAGTGCAGTGTGGCCCTGATGTGGGTCGTCCGGACCGTGGGCGCCTGGGCTTCCAGGTCTGGCTGAAGAATGGTGTGGTGAGTGGCACCCTGGGAAGGGGGTTGGGCTGTATCATCCTACCAGAGTTGTGGAGCAGGAACCCTGAGCCGAGTGCCAAGCTGTGTTCTATGCCTGGCAGATTCTGAGCAAGTTGGTGAACAGCCTGTATCCGGACGGCTCCAAGCCAGTGAAGGTGCCCGAGAATCCCCCCTCTATGGTTTTTAAGCAGATGGAGCAGGTGGCTCAGTTCCTGAAAGCAGCTGAGGACTATGGGGTCACCAAGACGGACATGTTCCAGACTGTTGACCTCTTTGAAGGTACAGAGAGGAAAAGGGTGGGGAGGCAGGTGAAGGACAGTTGGCTAAGGCAGGGACAACAGATGACCAGAGCATGCCACACGATGGGCGCACACAGCAGGAACAGGGTATGCTGAGGGAAGACCACACCACACTCCCAAGGGCGCACCATGGGGACGACTGAAGCCTCCTTTGATTCTGGGATAGCCTTTGCCCCTGGCCTGGCCATTCTGAGTGTTGAGGTCAGACACTGCCTTGGTAGTTTTGTTCACGTAGTCCTGAAGTTTGCCCTCCCCACTTTATTCTCCCAGGCAAAGACATGGCAGCAGTGCAGAGGAccctgatggccctgggcagccTGGCAGTGACCAAGAATGATGGGCACTACCGCGGAGATCCcaactggtttatgaagtatgTGGCCACCCTGTTTGTGTCTGTCCATGTGAAGGGAGGGAGCCAGGGCTAACCTGTTAGTGAGTGAtttagggaggcagagagccagaaaGGTGTGAAGGTCAATGAGGGGTAAATGGGTCCCTAATACTTCGTGACTCCTCCCTTTCTACCTTCCTGTGCTCAACCAGTCTCCCCAGCCTGAGAGCAGGCTAGATTACTGAAcaagggaggtgagggagggagggaagggagcaggCTAGGAAGTTAATAGCAAACAGGAAGCAGGTGGATAGATAGCATGCAGTCTTGCAAGTTTTAGCCTGTTTTCTCCTCCACTAGGAAAGCCCAGGAACATAAGAGAGAATTCACAGAGAGTcaactgcaggagggaaagcatGTCATCGGCCTACAGATGGGCAGCAACAGAGGGGCCTCCCAGGCTGGCATGACAGGCTACGGGAGACCTCGGCAGATCATCAGCTAGAGCACGAGGGCCGTCCCTCAGCCCTCCCCCAGCTCATCGGCAGCAGCCATCCCGCCTAGCCCGCCTCCCCCACACCTGTGTAGCTCCTTCAGCCCAGCCCAGCTTCCAGGCTCCGAAGGCCTCACCACTGAGCAAAGGTGACTGCGCTTGGGCACCTCTGCCCACCCCTCAGCCCAACTTCTTACCCCAAAGCACTGCTCCCTGGGTCCTCTCCTCAGTTCCCCGCTCCTGTCTCTCACCATCCTGGGCtgagcaggggctggggctggggagtgGCCTGTGGGTGGGGCACATGCACTGCCCTCCTTGGCTGCAGAGGCCCATTGAAGGAGACCCAGCCCAACCTCCCCCCATTTTTGCTGGAATATTTTGGGGGTTAACATTCAAGAAGGAAACAAATATACATCAATCTTTTCTCAGGCCTGGCTGGCAGAATTTGATTTGCCCTAGTCACTTCTGTGTGGTTCTGGGACAGGAGCAGGGGACGGGACCACCTTCATGGTCCCAGCCAATGTCTTCTGAAGCAGCCCCCATAACTCAGGGTTCCAGGGGCCAGTCCTTCAGAGGACAGGCGTGtgggggggcaggcaggaggagGTCCTTAGTGTGGTGACTTACTTTTGTAGAGAAAAGGAGATAGGGAGGGGCAGAACTGTGTGGAAGGTTTTTATTTGGGAAAAGCTGTGCAGAAAAAAGCTCAAGTTgttgcagaaagagaaaaaccaaatcttaagtgttaaaaaaattcaaattgacCAACCAGCttagaagagggaaggaggccaAGACTAGAAAGGAGGGTCACAGCCTGTCAGGCAGAGAGCTGGCTTCTCGTGGGTAAGGCCATTTCCCTGAGCACTTTTCAGAGGAAGACACAGTGGTCACAGGGCTGGGTGGCGTGGCTGGCACCTGTCCCAGTCCTGTGCAGACACCCCTAGTGAGCAGGCAGCACAGCCCAGGGGCCACGCCCCTCCCCAGCTTTGCCACAGCATTGAGCATCGTACTAATCCTTCAGGATGAAGGGACAGGTCACGGTGAAGGAGTCAGGGGTGTTCATGGTTGGCTTCTGGTTAAGGACAATGGAGGCAGCTACGTTAAGGGCAGTGTGCTGGGCTGAGGGCCGACTGCCATACCAGGAACCCAAGGTCCAACGCTTAGGCAGAAAGgtgaggaagagtggagaagtctGCTGTTTCCGGGTCCTGGGTCATCAGAAGGACAGGCATGTCTGGGGGCTCTTCCCAGCCTCCACACTGAGCCCTCTTCCTGAGCAACTCCACCAACTTTTGTGCTGAGAGGCTCTCCTGGCTGCAGTGGGCACGGTCTCACTCAGCATGGGCGAGGGTCCCTGTGGCCCATGCACTGGCTTCCCCAGGACAAATGAGGGTGGAGGCCCAACAAGGGAGTGGGGCCCATCCTTTGCCTAAGGCCTTTGGACCCGAAGCTCTTGTCTGGTTCAAGGAAGACTCTGTGGCTGTTGCCACATGTTCCCTGGCCCCGCTCCTCTGCCACTTGAACCTTAAGAAAGCCCTGGCCCTCCCTGAGCATAGCCAGAGGTGCACGTTCACCTCTGGATTTCCGATGTAAGCATCAGGAATGCCTTCTCCCCAGAGCTCCCGGGACTTAGGAGCAGCTTGCCATGCTCCCTCAAAGTGGGGAAGGAAGAACCAGTCCCATGCTGAGTCTGTCAGGCCCTAGGTCAGCAgatctgctcctccttcccctgtAAGAGGTCTGGGGACAGGTGCCGATGCGGACAGTCCAGGGTGCTCCTGTTCTGGGACAGGCTCCAGTCCCCTTGAGCCAGCAGGTCTGGGGCAAGGAGAGCGGAGGTGGAGAGAGGGCTTTCCTTCTCCGTGTCCTCTCCACCCAGGTCCTTGCTGCTGCAAAGTGGCACTGATTCTAgttctgtcccctcctccctggcTTTTCGGCGTCTTTGGGGCCAGGGGCAGGATCCACTCCGACAGGCTGGGTGGGAGGCCATGCTCCTCTGGCTCAGGTACACTTCCAACAGGTAGTAAACAGTCCAGAAGAAGGCGAAACAGCCGGCCAGCACCAGCATCTGGGGGGAAAGCCCATCATCCAAGTTAGAACAGTTTCCCAAAGCCCGTTGCCAATCTCAGCCCAGAACAATGAGCTCAGGGTCCCTCTCCTATGAGGGGTTACCTCGTCCACCCCAAACCACTCACTGCCCCCACAAGAAATACCCTCTGAGAGTCGGCCAGCAGCAGGGCAACCCCGTCTTCCATCACTGCTCTCCCCATCACCCTGAGTCTTCCACCAAGGACTGACTCTCCAGGACTCCTGCCCACCTTGCCTCGAGGGTGAGTCTTAGCTCTAGTACCTTGAGGGTGTTGGGCGTGATGGTGTAACCATCTTCTTCAGGAATTTTCAGcccaggagggcagggcagggtgaaGCCATCGTGCAGGTATTTCCCGCTCATGGCACCTTCTAGTAGTCTGTGGAGAGAAGAGACAGGGTTGCCTACTGAGTTCAGTACTATTGGCTGTCACTCACCCTGCCCGCTTACAGCTGAAGAGAGGGAAGCCACACAACATGAAGGGGAGGGACACTGGGTCCCCGGGGGGTGGAGCACCCCGAGAGGCCTCTGTCCCCAGTCCCCAGGAGTTGCCTTCCCTCTGACACACATGTCCACACCTACCTTTGTCTGTCTCTGATGTCTACTGGACTCCACACAGAGCCATACAAGGTCAGCTGCCACCGCCGCAGGACGCCAGCCGGGACTGGCTCATCTCCTAGGGCAGCAGGGGAGGCGGTCATGAGTCATGCCCTCCAGTTGGCCATGCAAACAGCAGGTACCCTGCCTGCCTTGCCACCTGAAGGGACCTGAGCAGATGGTCTCCTGCAGGAGTCGTCTGTCGCACTGACCCCTAGGACCCCTAGGCTCCACAGCTCTGCCTCATGGGGCCCTCAGGGATGGGCGGAGGGGGTTGAAAGGTGTCACTTGGAAGCAGAGAAGTTTCACCCTTATCTCTTTCATATTTTGGGATTGTAGTTGGGATTTTGCTTGGAAAGTAAAAATGTCCTCCTATGAAATTAAATAAAGGTTTGAAAACCACCAGTCTAGTGAAGACCCAACCTGATTGGAAGTTGGGAGGGTTGGGTTCAAGTTCCAGTCTCCTCACTGAAATACCGTGCGACCTTATGCAAGTCACTTCAAATCTCTAGGTGGGCCTCAGCTTCTCCAAAATAATGGTGAAAATTAGTCCTGCCCTTACCTGCCTACCAGGGCTGGCCGAAGGATGGTTATATGTGAAAAGACTTGAAATGTGGTTTCAACAAGGAATTTTTGTTGCTATCCTGAGGAAAAATGGATCAGTCACTTCTCCACAGAATACGAGAGGTAGTATAAATAACAACTTTAGATAATAATGCCCATTTCTTGGATGGGGCTTACTTCTTGGTATCTACCCAGTTGGTCCAATGGCAACCCTATGTATTCCACATGGGACGATTTCTGTGGGGACTCTGAGGTCCAGAGGGACCAGATGACGGTCATGAAAGGCAGAAGGCAAGACAGACTCACCTACATCCCTGACCATGAGTCTGTAAGGCCCTCTGGCCCTTTCCCCCCAGCACCGCACTGTGGAGAAGGTCCAATCATTGAAGCCGTTGGGGTCCCTGGGGAAAGAACAAAGTAGAAAACCCGAAGGCATGGAGCAGGAACGGACCTATTTTCCCAGAAATAACCTTACTGTAGCAGCCATGACCATGTAGCTCGTGCTGCCTGAGCTACAGCCACTTGGGAGGGGCTGTGAGGGGTCCTCATGTGCTGTCCCTTGTCCCTGGGGTCTGATGGGATGAGGAACTCATGTCAATGGGTTGTCATGGAAAAAGCAAATGTAGGGTGAGCACAGGCTGGGGAGTGACAGGTCTAGATGTAGTGTGGCTTTCTGTGACTCATCTCCTTTGTAAAAAGAGGCTATAAAGGCACGGCTTACAGGATGAGGGGCAATGTGTGTAAAGCTCAGTGCTTGGCACGTTGTCAGGACGTACACACAGCCTGTTATGAATGGCTTCCCGCTGCCAAGCTCAGCCAGTGCCGCGGTAAGTCAGGACAGAGCTAGTGtccaattctctttttctttaaaaggctCTTGTTGCAAAGGCA of Saccopteryx bilineata isolate mSacBil1 chromosome 1, mSacBil1_pri_phased_curated, whole genome shotgun sequence contains these proteins:
- the TAGLN gene encoding transgelin; the encoded protein is MANKGPSYGMSREVQSKIEKKYDEELEERLVEWIIVQCGPDVGRPDRGRLGFQVWLKNGVILSKLVNSLYPDGSKPVKVPENPPSMVFKQMEQVAQFLKAAEDYGVTKTDMFQTVDLFEGKDMAAVQRTLMALGSLAVTKNDGHYRGDPNWFMKKAQEHKREFTESQLQEGKHVIGLQMGSNRGASQAGMTGYGRPRQIIS